From Methylopila sp. M107, a single genomic window includes:
- a CDS encoding nucleotide sugar dehydrogenase produces MRKKITVVGAGYVGLSNATLLAQHNDVTIVDIVEEKISLINDKKAPIVDHLISEYLQKDSTKLVATTDKASAYKDAEHIIIATPTDYDERNNKFDVSTVESALSDVREHNKHATIVIKSTVPVGYTKSVVETYQDDRIIFSPEFLREGQALYDNLYPSRIVIGSQCERAKAFAELLVQGALKPDVDILYTSSTEAEAIKLFSNTYLAMRVAYFNELDTYAQVHNLDTTQIINGVCLDPRIGDHYNNPSFGYGGYCLPKDTRQLLANYKDVPQNLIDAIVAANSTRKDFIASSIIASKPRVVGVYRLTMKSESDNFRHSSVQGIMKRIKARGIPVIVFEPNLDEREFFNSEVVDDIEDFKQRSDVIIANRITPELDDVRAKLFSRDIFREN; encoded by the coding sequence ATGCGTAAAAAGATCACCGTGGTAGGCGCAGGTTACGTCGGTCTCTCCAACGCGACTTTGCTGGCACAACATAACGACGTCACGATTGTTGATATTGTCGAAGAAAAAATATCCCTGATCAACGACAAGAAGGCCCCGATCGTCGACCATCTGATTTCCGAGTACTTGCAGAAAGACTCGACGAAACTGGTCGCAACGACGGATAAGGCGTCCGCTTACAAGGACGCCGAGCACATCATCATCGCCACGCCGACCGATTACGACGAGCGCAACAACAAGTTCGACGTCAGCACCGTCGAGAGCGCGCTGTCGGACGTCCGCGAGCACAACAAGCACGCCACCATCGTCATCAAGTCGACCGTTCCGGTGGGCTACACCAAAAGCGTCGTCGAGACCTATCAGGACGACCGGATCATCTTCTCGCCGGAGTTCCTCCGCGAGGGGCAGGCGCTCTACGACAACCTCTACCCGTCGAGGATCGTGATCGGCTCCCAGTGCGAGCGGGCCAAGGCGTTCGCCGAACTGCTCGTGCAGGGCGCGCTCAAGCCGGACGTGGACATCCTCTACACGAGCTCGACCGAAGCCGAAGCGATCAAACTGTTTTCGAACACCTATCTCGCGATGCGCGTCGCCTACTTCAACGAACTCGACACCTATGCGCAGGTCCACAATCTCGACACCACGCAGATCATCAACGGCGTCTGCCTCGATCCCCGCATCGGGGATCACTACAACAACCCCTCCTTCGGCTATGGCGGCTATTGCCTGCCCAAGGACACGCGCCAGCTTCTGGCGAACTACAAGGACGTGCCGCAGAACCTGATCGACGCGATCGTCGCCGCGAACTCGACGCGCAAGGACTTCATCGCGTCGTCCATCATCGCCTCCAAGCCGCGCGTCGTGGGCGTGTACCGGCTCACGATGAAGAGCGAGTCCGACAACTTCAGGCACTCGTCCGTCCAGGGCATCATGAAGCGGATCAAGGCGCGCGGCATTCCGGTCATCGTGTTCGAACCGAACCTCGATGAGCGCGAGTTCTTCAACTCGGAGGTCGTCGACGACATCGAGGACTTCAAGCAGCGGTCGGACGTCATCATCGCCAACCGGATCACGCCGGAACTCGACGACGTTCGCGCCAAGCTGTTTTCGCGGGACATTTTCCGCGAGAACTGA
- a CDS encoding mannose-1-phosphate guanylyltransferase/mannose-6-phosphate isomerase: MAIVPLIACGGSGTRLWPASRSSRPKQFLPLLGTLSTFQETVKRVTDPELFELPIVVTNDRHRFLVADQLEEIGVKAEIVLEPEGRDSGPAILAGAMVAADRHGENALVLSLAADHFVRDAAAFRACCAQARDAATAGSIVTFGVTPDHPSTAYGYIEPGAEQSGPARAVKRFVEKPDAATADDYLKSGYVWNSGNLLFSAASLIHEYASREPATVAAVREAVDGRYEDLDFTRLKAESFRAAAKRSIDYAVMETTAKAAVILATFDWSDVGSWSAVRTLLPADAAGNAANGAAVFVEAANNMVSSDGPLVAVVGLDDVTVVVTGDAVLVARRDDAAGVKALVEGLKTSHLALTEEHLQSFRPWGNYRSLDMGPRHQVKRIVVKPGGRLSLQKHHHRSEHWIVVRGTADVTVAGQVKTLHENESIYIPIGAIHRMENPGKIDLEIIEVQTGSYLGEDDIIRTEDVYNRVGL; encoded by the coding sequence GTGGCGATCGTCCCGCTCATTGCATGCGGCGGTTCCGGCACGCGGCTGTGGCCCGCGTCCCGCTCGAGCCGTCCGAAGCAGTTTCTGCCGTTGCTCGGAACCTTGTCGACCTTCCAGGAAACCGTGAAGCGGGTCACGGATCCCGAGCTTTTCGAGCTCCCGATCGTCGTCACCAATGATCGCCATCGCTTCCTTGTCGCCGACCAGCTCGAGGAGATTGGGGTCAAGGCGGAAATCGTGCTGGAGCCCGAGGGGCGCGACAGCGGGCCGGCGATCCTCGCCGGCGCGATGGTCGCGGCCGATCGCCATGGCGAGAACGCGCTGGTGCTGTCGCTCGCGGCCGACCATTTCGTGCGCGACGCCGCGGCCTTCCGGGCCTGTTGCGCGCAGGCGCGCGACGCCGCGACCGCCGGATCAATCGTGACGTTCGGCGTGACGCCCGACCATCCCTCGACGGCCTACGGCTACATCGAGCCGGGCGCCGAGCAGTCGGGTCCCGCGCGCGCGGTAAAACGCTTCGTCGAGAAGCCGGACGCCGCGACGGCGGACGACTATCTCAAGTCCGGATATGTCTGGAACTCCGGCAATCTCCTGTTCAGCGCCGCTTCGCTGATCCACGAATACGCCAGCCGCGAGCCGGCGACCGTCGCGGCCGTCCGCGAGGCGGTCGACGGGCGATATGAGGACCTAGACTTCACGCGCCTGAAGGCCGAGAGCTTCCGGGCCGCCGCCAAGCGGTCGATCGACTACGCCGTGATGGAGACCACCGCGAAGGCGGCCGTAATCCTCGCGACGTTCGACTGGTCCGACGTCGGCTCATGGAGCGCGGTCCGCACATTGCTTCCCGCCGACGCCGCCGGCAACGCCGCGAACGGCGCCGCCGTGTTCGTCGAGGCCGCCAACAACATGGTGTCGAGCGACGGTCCGCTGGTTGCGGTGGTCGGGCTCGACGACGTCACGGTGGTGGTCACCGGCGACGCCGTGCTGGTCGCGCGCCGCGACGACGCCGCGGGCGTGAAGGCGCTTGTCGAGGGACTGAAGACGTCGCACCTGGCGCTCACCGAGGAGCACCTGCAGTCGTTCAGGCCCTGGGGCAACTATCGCTCGCTCGACATGGGCCCCCGCCATCAGGTCAAGCGCATCGTGGTGAAGCCCGGCGGCCGTCTCTCGCTGCAGAAGCACCATCACCGGTCCGAGCACTGGATCGTGGTGCGCGGCACGGCCGACGTCACGGTGGCGGGTCAGGTCAAGACGCTGCACGAGAACGAGTCGATCTACATCCCGATCGGCGCGATCCACCGGATGGAGAACCCCGGCAAGATCGACCTCGAAATCATCGAGGTCCAGACCGGAAGCTATCTCGGCGAGGACGACATCATCCGAACCGAGGACGTCTACAACCGCGTCGGGCTCTAA
- the rfbA gene encoding glucose-1-phosphate thymidylyltransferase RfbA: protein MKGIILAGGSGTRLHPATLAVNKQLLPVYDKPMIYYPLSVLMLAGIQEILLISSPEYLSSFERLLGDGSDYGVKLQYAVQPKPEGLAQAFVIGRDFVGDDRVALVLGDNIFFASQLGAQLRDVVARTDGATIFAYHVEDPERYGVVELDKEGRAIDLVEKPVEPRSNWAVTGLYFYDNAVLDIAAGLSPSPRGELEITDVNKAYLEAGKLTVAQLGRGAAWLDTGTHDSLLEASEFVRTLQHRQGLTIACLEEIAYLNGFIDIEALRKRGELFRKTAYGRHLLRLADGHYGS from the coding sequence GTGAAGGGCATCATACTTGCCGGCGGATCCGGCACCCGACTGCATCCGGCGACGCTCGCCGTAAACAAGCAGCTGCTTCCGGTTTACGACAAACCGATGATTTACTATCCCCTGTCGGTCCTCATGCTGGCGGGCATCCAGGAAATTCTGCTGATTTCGTCTCCAGAGTATCTCTCGAGCTTCGAGCGGCTTTTGGGCGACGGGTCCGATTACGGCGTCAAGCTGCAATATGCGGTCCAGCCGAAGCCCGAGGGGCTGGCGCAGGCCTTTGTGATCGGCCGCGACTTCGTCGGCGACGATCGCGTCGCGCTCGTGCTGGGGGACAACATCTTCTTCGCGTCCCAGCTGGGCGCGCAGCTGCGCGATGTCGTCGCGCGCACCGACGGCGCCACGATCTTCGCCTATCACGTCGAAGACCCGGAACGGTACGGCGTGGTCGAGCTCGACAAGGAGGGACGCGCGATCGACCTGGTCGAGAAGCCGGTCGAGCCGCGTTCCAACTGGGCGGTCACGGGTCTGTATTTCTACGACAACGCCGTCCTCGACATCGCAGCCGGGCTCTCCCCCTCGCCGCGCGGCGAACTCGAGATCACCGACGTCAACAAGGCCTATCTCGAGGCCGGAAAACTCACCGTCGCGCAGCTCGGCCGAGGGGCGGCGTGGCTCGACACCGGCACCCATGACAGCCTGCTCGAGGCCAGCGAGTTCGTCCGCACGCTGCAGCACCGCCAGGGCCTCACCATCGCGTGCCTGGAGGAGATCGCCTATCTCAACGGCTTCATCGACATCGAAGCGCTGAGAAAACGCGGCGAGTTGTTCCGGAAGACCGCCTACGGGCGCCATCTGCTGCGTCTGGCGGATGGTCACTACGGCTCGTAA
- a CDS encoding DUF2093 domain-containing protein: MNRYEKPPSSGEAEIRYLDADFRVVRPGAFVRCAVTGVAIPIEELRYWSVERQEPYAGPQAALARALGKD, encoded by the coding sequence ATGAACCGCTACGAGAAGCCGCCCTCGTCCGGCGAGGCGGAAATCCGTTACCTCGACGCCGATTTCCGCGTCGTGCGGCCCGGCGCGTTCGTCCGGTGCGCCGTCACCGGCGTCGCGATCCCGATCGAGGAGCTGCGATACTGGAGCGTCGAGCGCCAGGAGCCCTATGCGGGCCCGCAGGCGGCGCTGGCCCGCGCGCTCGGCAAGGACTGA